The following are from one region of the Vanessa atalanta chromosome 5, ilVanAtal1.2, whole genome shotgun sequence genome:
- the LOC125064185 gene encoding protein transport protein Sec61 subunit alpha — translation MAIKFLEVIKPFCSILPEIAKPERKIQFREKVLWTAITLFIFLVCCQIPLFGIMSSDSADPFYWIRVILASNRGTLMELGISPIVTSGLIMQLLAGAKIIEVGDTPKDRALFNGAQKLFGMVITVGQAIVYVMTGMYGEPSEIGAGVCLLIIIQLFVAGLIVLLLDELLQKGYGLGSGISLFIATNICETIVWKAFSPATVNTGRGTEFEGAVIALFHLLATRPDKVRALREAFYRQNLPNLMNLLATVLVFAIVIYFQGFRVDLPIKSARYRGQYSSYPIKLFYTSNIPIILQSALVSNLYVISQMLAVKFSGNFLVNLLGVWADVSGGGPARAYPVGGLCYYFSPPESLAHIAHDPLHAVLYIIFMLGSCAFFSKTWIDVSGSSAKDVAKQLKEQQMVMRGHRDNSMIHELNRYIPTAAAFGGLCIGALSVLADFLGAIGSGTGILLAVTIIYQYFEIFVKEQAEMGGMSTLLF, via the exons ATCCCATTATTTGGTATAATGTCATCGGACAGTGCAGACCCGTTCTACTGGATCCGTGTGATCCTGGCTTCTAACAGAGGAACACTTATGGAACTTGGTATCTCTCCTATTGTCACATCAGGTCTTATCATGCAACTTCTAGCGGGAGCAAAAATCATTGAAGTTGGTGATACTCCAAAAGACAGAGCATTGTTCAATGGAGCTCAAAAAT TGTTTGGAATGGTGATAACAGTTGGTCAAGCCATTGTATATGTAATGACTGGCATGTATGGAGAGCCCAGTGAAATTGGGGCTGGAGTGTGTCTCCTTATCATCATACAGCTGTTTGTTGCTGGATTAATTGTTTTACTGCTTGATGAACTGTTGCAAAAAG GATATGGCTTAGGTTCTGGTATCTCTCTATTTATCGCCACAAATATTTGTGAAACAATAGTATGGAAAGCCTTCTCTCCTGCTACCGTCAATACTG GTCGCGGCACAGAATTTGAAGGTGCAGTGATAGCGCTTTTCCATCTTCTCGCCACAAGGCCAGACAAAGTGCGCGCTCTTCGCGAGGCCTTCTACCGCCAAAACCTGCCCAACCTCATGAACTTGCTTGCTACTGTACTGGTCTTTGCTATAGTTATATACTTCCAG GGCTTCAGAGTGGATCTACCTATCAAGTCGGCGCGCTACCGCGGACAGTACTCGTCTTACCCAATCAAACTGTTCTATACCTCCAACATTCCCATCATTCTGCAATCCGCATTGGTCTCCAATCTTTATGTTATATCTCAG ATGTTGGCTGTCAAATTTAGTGGAAACTTCCTTGTCAACCTCCTGGGTGTGTGGGCTGATGTCAGTGGCGGCGGCCCTGCCCGAGCCTATCCTGTCGGCGGTCTTTGCTATTACTTTAGTCCGCCGGAGTCTCTCGCACACATCGCCCACGATCCCTTACATGCCGTCCTCTACATTATCTTCATGTTGGGCTCGTGTGCCTTCTTCTCCAAGACGTGGATTGATGTGTCCGGGTCTTCGGCTAAGGAC GTGGCAAAACAactgaaagagcaacagatggTGATGCGCGGCCATCGTGACAACTCGATGATCCACGAACTGAACAGATACATCCCCACCGCGGCCGCCTTCGGAGGTCTCTGCATCGGCGCTCTCTCAGTCCTCGCAGACTTCCTCGGAGCCATCGGCTCGGGCACGGGTATCTTACTCGCCGTCACCATCATCTACCAGTACTTCGAAATATTCGTTAAAGAACAAGCCGAAATGGGCGGCATGAGCACACTTCTATTCTAA
- the LOC125064081 gene encoding midnolin homolog, which translates to MERATGTEVYGCGSPHSTDITLNIQTTTGGSFSISLNGKNTVEHLKKVVSKKLKVSKDRICLLHRERQLRDGTLQENGVLDGSRIILLPSVETGLLSQRPENSVMQALESLNDAQVNDFLSGKSPLNLTMRLGDHMMLIQLQLSTLNSSSSSGSRTLRTSTPTKSSSIRTKCDSRDTPSSHITHHKSSHCEETVLHSDKTKQENQMTILQKQDLDMLQNAFDLYRTMAEEKYAEKSALSKDKEDQMDTSNCTLSDLSDTSLENEQSPIKSLSNLVSSPIDATTSENKDITVANAVKSSLIDLLSSNKLPTDSVPSTSAMSDKVCPTTSHTSDSSISDDSDNFTDQSSFLAESTIDEYPMENLFNSAVDKGLFDEQDESMMDREISNLATTSHGSQETSGTLPSFQSLNEPLKNKRFQYLLHKTSKFKHPIGHNKQKAFMQSVVNKHKKKITPMSSQSDASFPQPSTSRNESYVTNTKKPLQSGGQIDEITPSTSKQISFRAPDAPRKPQRASPTPPVDTKALIEASKNLTQKLKKLSKEVLTNKVDLRTAEESVRSKIGPGAVIESMKHHGKGIYSGTFSGTLNPALQDRYGRPKRDISTIIHILNDLLCAAPPIALSQKESKHSCSTINLDEARKCLGCSQPSCSYGQCDGHLPSTSSKGCICDHKTCQCNRLDPNVCISCEGKSIPGETCKKCDMAKTLAMENSKTKCKLEQLRLVMQQKKQRREARKLKTLPYTTPSKAIAAAEKQAVMQEEIETVA; encoded by the exons atgGAACGTGCAACAGGAACAGAAGTTTACGGGTGTGGCTCGCCCCATTCTACGGACATAACGCTAAATATACAAACGACAACGGGTGGTAGTTTCTCTATCAGTCTGAACGGTAAAAACACAGTGGAGCATCTGAAAAAGGTCGTTTCAAAGAAACTTAAAGTGTCAAAGGATAGAATATGTCTTCTGCATCGCGAAAG ACAACTGAGAGATGGTACTCTACAAGAAAATGGTGTGCTTGATGGATCGCGAATAATTTTACTACCGAGTGTCGAGACGGGCCTTCTG AGTCAAAGACCTGAAAACTCGGTGATGCAAGCTTTGGAGTCCCTAAATGACGCACAAGTCAATGATTTTTTGAGTGGTAAATCTCCTCTTAATTTGACTATGAGATTGGGTGATCATATGATGTTAATCCAGTTACAGTTATCAACTTTAAACTCAAGTTCATCAAGTGGCTCTCGGACTTTAAGGACATCCACTCCAACAAAAAGTTCATCTATACGAACAAAGTGTGATTCTAGGGATACACCAAGCTCACATATTACACATCATAAATCCTCACATTGTGAAGAAACGGTACTTCACAGTGATAAGACTAAACAAGAAAATCAAATGACTATTTTACAAAAGCAAGATCTAGATATGTTACAAAATGCTTTTGACTTATACCGCACAATGGCTGAAGAAAAATATGCAGAGAAATCTGCATTAAGTAAAGATAAAGAGGATCAGATGGATACTTCAAATTGTACACTTTCAGATTTATCAGACACATCATTAGAAAATGAACAGTCTCCCATAAAATCTCTATCTAATTTGGTGTCTAGTCCAATTGATGCAACTACCTCTGAAAACAAGGATATAACTGTAGCAAATGCTGTAAAGAGTAGTTTAATAGACTTGTTATCAAGTAATAAACTACCTACAGATTCTGTTCCTTCTACGAGTGCCATGAGTGATAAAGTCTGTCCCACAACTTCTCATACTTCAGATAGTTCCATCAGTGATGACAGCGACAACTTCACTGACCAAAGCTCATTCCTTGCTGAGAGCACAATCGATGAGTACCCAATGGAAAATTTGTTTAACAGTGCTGTAGACAAAGGATTGTTTGATGAACAGGATGAATCTATGATGGATAGAGAGATCTCTAATTTGGCAACCACAAGTCATGGATCACAGGAAACTTCAGGAACTTTGCCTTCATTTCAGAGTTTGAATGAACCATTAAAAAACAAGCGCTTCCAATATTTACTTCATAAAACCTCAAAATTCAAACATCCTATCGGTCATAATAAACAGAAAGCTTTTATGCAGTCTGTTGTTAATAAACACAAGAAGAAGATTACACCAATGAGTAGTCAGTCAGATGCAAGTTTTCCTCAGCCATCAACTTCTAGAAATGAATCATATgtgacaaatacaaaaaaaccaCTTCAATCTGGTGGCCAGATTGATGAGATAACACCATCAACTTCTAAGCAAATATCCTTTAGGGCTCCAGATGCACCTAGAAAACCTCAGAGGGCATCTCCTACCCCACCTGTAGATACAAAAGCTCTTATAGAAGCATCAAAAAATTTGACTCAGAAATTGAAGAAGTTATCAAAGGAGGTATTGACCAATAAGGTTGATCTCAGAACAGCAGAAGAGTCAGTGCGCTCAAAGATAGGCCCTGGGGCTGTAATAGAATCCATGAAGCACCATGGGAAAGGAATATATTCAGGAACATTTTCGGGCACGCTGAATCCAGCTCTTCAAgatag ATATGGACGACCGAAGAGGGATATCTCGACGATTATTCACATATTAAATGACTTATTATGTGCTGCACCACCCATTGCTTTATCACAg aAAGAATCTAAACACTCTTGCTCGACTATAAATCTTGACGAAGCTAGAAAATGTCTTGGTTGCAGTCAACCTTCATGTTCTTACGGTCAGTGTGACGGCCACCTCCCTTCTACTTCAAGCAAAGGCTGTATATGTGACCACAAAACCTGTCAGTGCAATCGATTGGATCCCAACGTGTGTATCTCTTGTGAAGGAAAATCGATACCAGGGGAAACATGCAAGAAATGCGACATGGCGAAAACATTAGCAATGGAAAATTCAAAAACTAAATGCAAGCTTGAACAACTTAGGCTGGTCATGCAACAAAAGAAGCAAAGACGCGAAGCGCGCAAGTTAAAAACCCTCCCTTACACCACTCCGTCTAAAGCTATAGCAGCAGCCGAAAAACAGGCTGTAATGCAGGAAGAAATAGAGACTGTTGCTTAA
- the LOC125064183 gene encoding uncharacterized protein LOC125064183, with the protein MNSSYYKYCIVPQCESTTIKTPDKLFIYVPNNKEIRRKWLKMARRQDALTLSTNSSIYFCEDHFDLPNDMTNYAEYHIMGKVSQVRMKPGCIPTKFECQEDRRKRMCSYKERPYVLKKQRMSIIAECLKEPEPSRTPSSSVQDTSNTSSVAENVPETLCELTANKSVQALITHKFRSKAVQTTNKSTEKALSPLKPPTISTSTSPFKWETIINPSPSMSGPSKTTRNMSNEVEQSDSDISLYVLSTSTTSCYMYYLHLPPEAKETILNMIKKIEKKPRLYIGIPSKCYYLIDIIKDEVNIPKHHLLFCLNKIRLDISFNQLSDDYAMTPSYLSKIFSKNIPLIASVMRPFIVSLDKEMIKKTLPMAFRHKYNNISCIIDCLEIEIEKPSKAINQALTWSDYKKANTIKYLISCTPNGLVNYISLGFGGRTTDTCLVESCDFVQTLQSGMFVLADRGFKHLEQYLKKAGITLVRPPSVKTGVKMNKTEAKLTKQIASLRIHIERVIRRLREFHMLKPHACINFNFVKILDDIIITACALINIQDSLIK; encoded by the exons atgaattcctcgtattataagtacTGTATAGTGCctcaatgtgaaagtacaacgataaaaacgccggacaaattattcatatacgttcCAAACAATAAAGAAATACGAAGAAAGTGGTTAAAAATGGCaaggaggcaagatgctcttacttTATCAACTAATTCctcaatttatttctgtgaagatcatttcgat ttgccaaatgatatgactaattatgcagagtatcatattatgggtaaagtctctcaagtgcgcatgaaaccaggttgtataccaacgaagttcgaatgccaagaagatagaAGGAAACGGATGTGCAGCTATAAGGAACGACCATAtgtgttgaaaaaacaaaggatgtcaataatcgcagagtgtttaaAAGAACCAGAACCAAGTAGGACACCCAGTTCATCTGTCCAGGATACTTCTAACACAAGTTCAG ttgCAGAGAATGTACCTGAAACTTTATGTGAACTAACAGCAAATAAATCTGTTCAAGCATTAATAACACACAAGTTCAGAAGTAAAGCTGTCCAGACTACAAATAAATCAACAGAAAAGGCACTATCGCCATTGAAACCACCAACAATATCTACTTCCACGTCTCCGTTTAAATGGGAAACCATTATAAATCCAAGCCCTTCTATGTCTGGTCCCAGCAAAACTACAAGAAATATGTCTAATGAAGTAGAACAGTCAGATAGTGACATTTCTTTATATGTACTATCTACATCTACCACCAGTTGTTATATGTACTATCTACATCTACCACCAGAAGCAAAAGAGACCATAttgaatatgattaaaaaaattgaaaaaaagccTCGACTGTATATTGGTATTCCAAGCAAGTGTTACTATttgattgatataataaaagatGAAGTCAATATTCCCAAACatcatttattgttttgtttaaataaaataagattggatatttcatttaatcaaCTGTCAGATGATTATGCAATGACACCATCTTATTTAAGtaagatattttcaaaaaatattcccTTAATAGCTAGTGTTATGAGGCCTTTTATTGTATCCCTAGataaagaaatgattaaaaaaactttacccATGGCATTCAggcacaaatataataatattagttgcATTATAGACTGCCTTGAAATAGAGATAGAAAAACCATCTAAAGCAATAAATCAAGCATTAACCTGGTCAGATTACAAAAAAGCcaacactataaaatatttaatatcctgTACACCAAATGGACTAGTTAACTATATTTCTCTGGGATTTGGGGGCAGGACAACCGACACTTGTTTAGTTGAATCCTGTGACTTTGTCCAAACATTACAAAGTGGTATGTTTGTTTTGGCAGACAGGGGTTTCAAACATTTAGaacaatatcttaaaaaagCTGGTATTACACTAGTAAGACCCCCTAGTGTCAAAACAGGTGTAAAGATGAATAAAACTGAAGCAAAACTAACTAAACAAATAGCTAGCCTAAGGATACATATAGAGCGAGTTATTCGGCGTTTACGTGAATTTCATATGCTTAAACCACATgcatgtattaattttaactttgtaaaAATACTTGATGACATAATAATTACAGCATGTgccttaattaatatacaagattcattaataaaataa